Below is a genomic region from Candidatus Cloacimonadota bacterium.
TTATAAAATAAATCTGAAAGGAGAATCAATGAGAAAAATTAAAAACTCTATTGCTCTTTCTAAAATTTAATCTAACTTTAAATTCAAAATTGAAATTGGGAAACTAAAAATGGTGTCCGAAAGTTCACCGGAATGGTGTCCGAAACTTTTCCGGAATCACTGTCCGAAACCTTCGGAATTTGCACTCAGTTTTCTATGATGAAAAATTAACTGCTACAATTATTGATAGATTGATACACCATAGCCACTTGATAATTTTCAGTCGAGAAAACTACCGATTGAAAAATTCTTTAATGAAA
It encodes:
- a CDS encoding ATP-binding protein, which translates into the protein MHSVFYDEKLTATIIDRLIHHSHLIIFSRENYRLKNSLMK